One Halobacterium sp. DL1 DNA window includes the following coding sequences:
- a CDS encoding ABC transporter permease, producing MVLDNLLQTVVFGLIEGSVIAVGAVGLTLSYGVTRFINFAYGEFLTYGAYLTVFLAGGLFGLSVPLPAAAVLAIVVVGLLGVGVSRVFFEPISNRGALPLLITSIGVSFVLRNLLQGWVGVSARQLPIPLMRRTDYFGLVRLTDLELGVIVVSVVTMLAIHLLLQRTMLGKRMRATSGNRALAEVAGIDTTNVVRQTWFISAGAGAMAGILYAVLFSPFRPGVGFEYLIVVFAATLLGGIGRPYGAMLGAVFIGLAMNFGSTYLSANYTRAYAFIILVGVLLFKPEGIRGGEF from the coding sequence ATGGTTCTCGACAACCTCCTGCAGACGGTCGTGTTCGGCCTCATCGAGGGGAGTGTCATCGCCGTCGGCGCCGTGGGGCTAACGCTCTCCTACGGCGTGACGCGGTTCATCAACTTCGCGTACGGGGAGTTCCTCACGTACGGCGCCTACCTGACGGTGTTCCTCGCGGGCGGCCTCTTCGGGCTCTCGGTGCCGCTGCCGGCCGCCGCCGTGCTCGCCATCGTCGTCGTCGGCCTGCTCGGCGTCGGCGTCTCCCGCGTGTTCTTCGAACCCATCTCCAATCGCGGCGCGCTCCCCCTGCTCATCACCTCCATCGGCGTCTCGTTCGTGCTCCGGAACCTGCTCCAGGGGTGGGTCGGCGTCAGCGCGCGCCAGCTCCCCATCCCCCTGATGCGGCGCACAGACTACTTCGGGCTCGTCCGGCTCACGGACCTCGAGCTAGGCGTCATCGTCGTGAGCGTCGTCACCATGCTCGCCATCCACCTGCTGCTCCAGCGAACGATGCTCGGCAAACGCATGCGGGCGACAAGCGGCAATCGGGCGCTGGCCGAGGTGGCGGGCATCGACACGACGAACGTCGTCCGCCAGACGTGGTTCATCTCCGCCGGGGCGGGCGCCATGGCCGGCATCCTCTACGCGGTGCTGTTCTCGCCGTTCCGGCCGGGCGTCGGGTTCGAGTACCTCATCGTCGTCTTCGCGGCGACGCTGCTCGGCGGCATCGGGCGGCCGTACGGCGCGATGCTCGGGGCGGTCTTCATCGGGCTCGCGATGAACTTCGGGTCGACGTACCTCTCCGCGAACTACACGCGAGCCTACGCGTTCATCATCCTCGTCGGCGTCCTCCTGTTCAAACCGGAGGGCATCCGCGGAGGTGAGTTCTGA
- a CDS encoding ABC transporter — MHMRIDRRRFLKRTGGVATIAALAGCTGGDGDGGGDDTTTSSGGDTTTTSSGGGGSSDPLKIGVLLPFSGDYAWVGANVLPVVNMIVEEINAEGGIGGRNLTVVQGDTEASPDASVSATNRLVNVENVSGVIGPTSITMSAVIDTLVENEVPVVTPTAGTTSLDSRGGEYIFRTVSSDSLGGRAIAKAAREQQYNSIQDYERMALMVGNKEVFQSFKEPVRSSFEEFGGTITTAMDIRTGKASYTSEVQQMMDSDPDITVLIASVEDSIKITEAGFQAGYEGNWFATQDQTNQDFLSQSENQVTDGMLGLNAATYQPAQEAGRLESFFDRITEYAGWEEGGKVFATNTYDAMNVMGLAMKQVAANDGDLSGPNIASAIPEVAKPPEEQVTSYTQGASSIEGGADVDYEGLVGPINFDENGDIVAPFAIKKAQDGSWTEAGRLPPEAL; from the coding sequence ATTCACATGAGAATCGACAGACGGCGATTCCTTAAACGAACTGGCGGCGTAGCAACAATCGCGGCCCTGGCCGGCTGTACCGGCGGCGACGGTGACGGGGGCGGCGACGACACGACAACCAGTAGCGGTGGCGACACGACGACCACGAGCAGCGGCGGCGGCGGTAGCTCCGACCCGCTGAAGATCGGCGTCCTGCTGCCGTTCTCCGGCGACTACGCGTGGGTCGGCGCGAACGTCCTCCCGGTCGTCAACATGATCGTCGAGGAGATCAACGCGGAGGGCGGCATCGGCGGCCGCAACCTGACCGTGGTCCAGGGCGACACCGAGGCCTCGCCGGACGCGTCCGTGTCGGCGACCAACCGCCTCGTCAACGTCGAGAACGTCAGCGGCGTCATCGGCCCGACGAGCATCACCATGTCGGCGGTCATCGACACGCTCGTCGAGAACGAGGTGCCCGTCGTCACGCCGACCGCGGGGACCACGTCGCTGGACTCCCGGGGCGGCGAGTACATCTTCCGGACGGTGTCCTCAGACTCCCTCGGCGGCCGCGCCATCGCGAAGGCGGCACGCGAGCAACAGTACAACTCCATCCAGGACTACGAGCGGATGGCGCTCATGGTCGGGAACAAGGAGGTGTTCCAGTCGTTCAAGGAGCCGGTACGCTCCTCGTTCGAGGAGTTCGGCGGCACCATCACCACCGCGATGGACATCCGAACGGGCAAGGCCTCCTACACCTCCGAGGTCCAGCAGATGATGGACTCTGACCCGGATATCACGGTGCTCATCGCCTCGGTCGAGGACAGCATCAAGATCACGGAGGCCGGCTTCCAGGCGGGGTACGAGGGCAACTGGTTTGCGACCCAGGACCAGACCAACCAGGACTTCCTCTCCCAGAGCGAGAACCAGGTCACTGACGGGATGCTCGGGCTGAACGCCGCGACCTACCAGCCAGCCCAGGAGGCTGGCCGACTCGAGAGCTTCTTCGACCGCATCACGGAGTACGCCGGCTGGGAGGAGGGCGGGAAGGTGTTCGCGACGAACACCTACGACGCGATGAACGTCATGGGGCTCGCGATGAAGCAGGTCGCGGCCAACGACGGAGACCTCTCCGGGCCGAACATCGCGTCGGCCATCCCCGAGGTCGCCAAACCACCCGAGGAGCAGGTCACCAGTTACACGCAGGGTGCCTCCTCCATCGAGGGCGGCGCCGACGTCGACTACGAGGGGCTCGTCGGCCCCATCAACTTCGACGAGAACGGCGACATCGTCGCGCCGTTCGCCATCAAGAAGGCACAGGACGGCAGCTGGACCGAGGCGGGTCGCCTGCCACCAGAGGCACTCTAA
- a CDS encoding branched-chain amino acid ABC transporter permease, translated as MALLTGWAAFFVAVATIGCIYGLLTLGLNVHYGYTGLLNFGHVAFFAAGAYASAIVTMPPPSTVTNASYVVWFDLPMPWGFPVSLAAAALVGGALALLIGLTSVRLGTHYLAIATFALAGVFSDVLVNEAWLTNGSFGMNSVPKPGQAALGPDAWQLAYLAFAVLSLLAVYLLVERVLEAPFGRLLKGVRESEAAAEMLGKNTTVVKLKSFVIGGMIAGFAGGVYAHYLGSVVTAQFVPHVTFTVWAAMLLGGAASNTGAVAGALLVVAFEESTRFITTAYNWVQGTLPDPLTGVLPALAGPLPDNPSFIPSMRFVVIGLLFVLVIRYRPEGLFGDPSEIEALGEEE; from the coding sequence ATGGCGCTGCTCACGGGGTGGGCGGCGTTCTTCGTCGCCGTCGCCACCATCGGCTGCATCTACGGGCTGCTGACGCTCGGGCTGAACGTCCACTACGGCTACACGGGGCTGCTGAACTTCGGCCACGTCGCGTTCTTCGCGGCGGGCGCGTACGCGTCGGCCATCGTGACGATGCCGCCGCCGTCGACAGTGACGAACGCCAGCTACGTCGTCTGGTTCGACCTCCCGATGCCGTGGGGGTTCCCCGTCAGTCTCGCCGCCGCAGCGCTCGTCGGCGGCGCACTGGCGCTGCTCATCGGCCTGACGAGCGTCCGCCTCGGCACCCACTACCTCGCCATCGCGACGTTCGCGCTGGCGGGCGTGTTCAGCGACGTGCTCGTCAACGAGGCGTGGCTCACCAACGGCTCGTTCGGGATGAACAGCGTCCCGAAGCCCGGACAGGCCGCGCTCGGTCCGGACGCCTGGCAGCTCGCGTACCTCGCGTTCGCCGTCCTCAGCCTGCTCGCGGTCTACCTGCTCGTCGAACGCGTGCTCGAAGCACCGTTCGGCCGGCTGCTGAAGGGCGTCCGCGAGAGCGAGGCCGCCGCTGAGATGCTCGGGAAGAACACCACCGTGGTGAAGCTGAAGTCGTTCGTCATCGGCGGCATGATCGCGGGGTTCGCGGGCGGCGTCTACGCCCACTACCTCGGCAGCGTCGTCACCGCGCAGTTCGTTCCCCACGTGACGTTCACGGTGTGGGCCGCGATGCTGCTCGGCGGCGCGGCGTCGAACACCGGCGCGGTCGCCGGCGCCCTGCTGGTCGTGGCGTTCGAGGAGTCGACGCGGTTCATCACGACGGCCTACAACTGGGTCCAGGGGACGCTCCCCGACCCGCTGACCGGCGTGCTCCCCGCGCTCGCCGGCCCGCTCCCGGACAACCCGTCGTTCATCCCGAGCA